In a genomic window of Wyeomyia smithii strain HCP4-BCI-WySm-NY-G18 chromosome 1, ASM2978416v1, whole genome shotgun sequence:
- the LOC129719044 gene encoding guanine nucleotide-releasing factor 2 isoform X1 has protein sequence MPEFDDTFLFDCAKFERKKWKSYNISLRPGSIVLKSVSSFSPNASGSKNNNNYIEDGDLIVGALRPISDSVDLNPAGVVKKRDHPQRNVAVSYLYSSVNPIREKIFGYNFKRHSYTCSSPHSPGSGSPGLSEVTVPTFFGAYCDNGSTTPTQAGTPQNSGSSTTSSTAGGTANCTTPGGTPGNAQSATQGDTKSATENGGSEKTVTPGAPGSSGHKGSIRGNKLARRARSFKDDFLEKISQIRTPNSTMTRSHSPNSPRSGSASAQRGGGGGKDDLLTATGKPVQDLAYHVRQVKNALTHFKDVILKNKLEMLPGNGTVVLELIANVHTALQSYTLNENSSALINATNHVYMSLGNLLKLCDEVLLTADNENCPSLSKENVKEIVELVDNAVNNLVNLANEKLSDKAAGSTANANHTHSSNTLQRPAVDIASQRTSLPDIPLTPRERDILEKTSLKTVRASHSTESILRDSSPPPKPPLPDRGQDPPPLPPKRKSQHSKNHSFHETSDCNSDSAFLGCGALDRMSLRSRSPEDNSSLLSASAGSLDSALNHSREEEELRALTHDKSSLLLGQTTGHNSTVWDEADCSGIQLLGGGGVMPADITALNNRNSNESGFESMHSLRISRDHQSSTAFKSAAYTTSSSQMHKSESLIDAVSSGKLISMLSSQQQQHQQQQQQQKIDTVVTQASGDGGDIVLTSTTTTEFTSSRRIEKASLSKIIQYGSIEANDEVFGTEHTDKPPALPVKSRTHSIRRERHPSMYDNVDETELERSSQDTFSNCSLHQTGYHSRQQMINNLPSKHISLIEPRHMNHFSEEPPPLPLKKRHMFQSVAYSVMAYMEMFGSASQSQSEFTRHSVHTYNLSQHTGEQQLHHHQLHHHHHQTMSMTSGSSNHSITHSQTMNLSPSRVAPPPISPPGSPGLNVKPPALPPKRQRINSKTPSITSTPPPSPKVFSNDLPSSPSPSQYHTGTNSCSSPSPSSSSVGTLLPTPPPKNHSMLLISAAASSTPTTYQQSPVANSSDQNPQTSAAITKIKVSPVSGDDQLLASNSSTSLNTSISPNSSQHSQYNSFNNLNNNHSNNNSSHSKLASNNLARTVRPSEEVDYLHLSDTTTAAPMVVAATGAHQRHSRSPSGGAKTNLTSPSNSSPLVNQNNNNNNNNQSNNSSAIAESISGGSINSGRKSTDDDEVEVVLRRNNKNGIALIEQQQPSNLMEELDVSNYLVFKKENEDGPDVKGGHPDALIIHATRVQKISDVTDEFLEDAYGEAFITTFRTFISPLELIQKLTHRYSLFHCQMIDVKQKAAKESFSLLVRVVNDLTSPDLSRRLLEILMNFVYQLVCAGHLTMAKLLRVKLIEKVTLYKQKMYKESCTLAREVMTSPPSLLDLKSAEIAEQMTLLDAELFHKIEIPEVLIWAQEQNEERSPNLTTFTEHFNKMSYWARSQILRQEDAKDREKHVIKFIKIMKHLRKINNYNSYLALLSALDSAPIRRLEWHRTITEGLKEYCALIDSSSSFRAYRQALAETNPPCIPYIGLVLQDLTFVHIGNPDLLQDGSINFSKRWQQYHIVVNMKRFKKGSYQFKKNEKIIGFLDNFENCLDEDAMWQISESIKPRGGRKTNATSN, from the exons ATGCCGGAGTTTGACGACACGTTCCTGTTTGATTGTGCCAAGTTCGAGCGAAAAAAGTGGAAATCGTACAATATTAGTTTGCGTCCAGGCAGTATAGTGTTGAAAAGTGTTAGCAGTTTTAGTCCAAACGCCTCGGGCagcaaaaataataacaattacaTAGAAGATGGTGATCTAATTGTGGGTGCTTTGCGGCCGATTAGCGATTCGGTCGATTTGAATCCAGCAGGGGTGGTGAAGAAGCGTGACCATCCACAGCGAAATGTGGCGGTTAGTTACCTGTACAGTAGTGTGAATCCTATCCGGGAGAAGATTTTCGGGTACAATTTCAAAAGGCACTCGTATACCTGCTCATCGCCACATTCACCGGGAAGCGGCAGTCCAGGGCTGTCAGAGGTGACGGTGCCAACCTTCTTCGGAGCAT ATTGTGATAACGGATCGACCACACCGACGCAGGCAGGCACCCCTCAGAAcagtggaagcagcactaccaGCAGCACTGCAGGTGGTACAGCCAACTGCACAACTCCCGGAGGTACCCCGGGGAACGCTCAGTCGGCGACACAAGGCGACACCAAGTCGGCCACTGAGAACGGGGGCAGCGAGAAAACAGTGACTCCCGGGGCGCCGGGATCTTCTGGCCATAAGGGCAGCATTCGGGGCAACAAGCTGGCTCGACGGGCCCGGTCCTTCAAGGACGACTTTCTGGAAAAAATCTCGCAGATTCGAACGCCCAACAGTACGATGACGAG GTCCCATTCGCCCAATAGTCCCCGCAGTGGCAGCGCCAGCGCTCAGCGGGGTGGTGGGGGAGGAAAAGATGATCTGCTAACAGCCACCGGCAAACCGGTGCAGGATTTGGCCTACCATGTGCGCCAGGTGAAGAATGCTCTGACACACTTCAAGGATGTGATACTGAAAAACAAGCTGGAGATGCTCCCGGGCAATGGAACCGTAGTGCTGGAGTTGATTGCTAACGTTCACACGG CTCTCCAATCGTACACGTTGAATGAGAACAGCAGCGCTCTGATCAATGCCACCAACCATGTGTACATGTCCCTGGGGAACTTGTTGAAGCTCTGTGACGAAGTGCTACTCACGGCTGACAACGAAAATTGTCCCTCGCTCAGCAAAGAAAATGTAAAGGAAATTGTGGAGTTGGTAGACAATGCCGTCAACAATCTGGTCAACCTGGCAAACGAAAAACTCTCGGATAAAGCTGCAGGCAGCACCGCAAACGCCAACCATACGCACTCTTCCAACACGTTACAGCGGCCAGCAGTGGACATCGCTAGCCAGCGAACATCCCTGCCGGACATTCCACTAACGCCGCGAGAGCGGGACATTTTGGAGAAAACGTCGCTGAAAACTGTTCGCGCTTCCCACAGCACCGAAAGTATCCTACGTGATTCTAGTCCCCCGCCAAAACCTCCACTTCCCGATCGCGGCCAGGATCCACCGCCTTTGCCACCGAAGCGAAAGAGCCAACACTCGAAAAATCACTCGTTCCACGAAACGTCTGATTGCAACTCAGATTCCGCCTTTCTGGGGTGCGGAGCTTTGGATCGGATGTCTTTACGGTCACGCTCTCCTGAAGATAATTCTAGTCTGTTGAGTGCCAGCGCAGGTTCGCTGGACTCAGCCCTTAATCATTCACGTGAGGAGGAAGAACTGCGAGCGCTTACCCATGACAAATCTTCACTGCTGCTAGGGCAAACAACTGGTCATAACTCAACC GTTTGGGATGAAGCGGATTGCAGTGGAATTCAACTGCTCGGTGGAGGTGGTGTCATGCCGGCGGACATTACAGCTCTCAACAATCGAAACTCGAATGAATCGGGCTTCGAATCTATGCACTCACTGCGAATAAGTCGGGATCATCAGAGCAGCACAGCATTCAAATCGGCTGCCTACACCACCAGCAGCTCACAGATGCATAAATCAGAATCGCTGATAGATGCTGTAAGTTCGGGGAAATTGATTTCCATGCTTAGCAGTCAGCAACAGCaacaccagcagcagcaacagcaacaaaaaaTCGACACTGTTGTGACGCAAGCGAGTGGCGATGGTGGCGATATAGTTTTGACTTCAACGACCACCACGGAGTTCACCAGCAGTCGTAGAATAGAAAAGGCCAGCTTGTCGAAGATAATACAATATGGTAGTATTGAGGCAAACGATGAGGTGTTTGGAACTGAGCATACCGACAAGCCACCGGCGCTACCGGTCAAATCCCGGACACATAGTATCAGAAGGGAGCGTCATCCGTCGATGTACGACAACGTAGATGAAACGGAACTGGAGCGAAG TTCCCAGGATACGTTCAGCAATTGCTCTCTCCATCAGACCGGTTACCACAGCCGGCAGCAGATGATCAACAATCTGCCCAGCAAACACATTAGTTTGATCGAGCCACGCCATATGAATCATTTCAGCGAGGAACCACCGCCGTTACCGCTGAAAAAGAGACACA TGTTTCAAAGTGTGGCCTATTCAG TTATGGCATACATGGAGATGTTCGGCAGTGCATCACAGAGCCAATCCGAGTTCACGCGTCACTCGGTACATACGTATAACTTGTCACAGCACACCGGCGAACAACAGCTCCATCATCATCAGctccaccatcatcatcatcaaacgATGTCGATGACAAGCGGTTCCAGCAATCACAGTATTACCCACAGTCAAACGATGAA CCTATCGCCGTCGCGTGTGGCCCCGCCACCGATATCGCCGCCAGGTTCGCCCGGCCTAAACGTAAAACCACCGGCACTTCCCCCGAAGCGCCAGCGAATCAACAGTAAAACACCAAGTATCACATCTACACCGCCGCCTAGTCCCAAAGTATTCAGCAACGATCTGCCATCGTCTCCATCACCGTCACAGTATCACACAGGCACCAACAGCTGCTCATCTCCTTCGCCCTCGTCTTCATCCGTGGGCACGCTTCTACCAACGCCCCCGCCAAAGAACCACTCAATGTTGCTAATCTCTGCCGCTGCTAGCAGTACGCCAACTACTTATCAACAGTCACCGGTGGCAAACAGCAGCGACCAGAATCCGCAGACATCAGCAGCCATAACCAAAATCAAGGTATCGCCCGTATCTGGGGACGATCAGCTTCTAGCATCTAACTCTAGTACTTCTCTCAACACTTCTATCTCTCCAAATTCTTCGCAACACTCGCAGTATAACAGTTTCAATAACCTTAACAACAATCACAGCAACAACAATAGTAGCCATAGTAAGTTAGCTAGCAATAACCTCGCGAGGACCGTTAGACCCTCCGAGGAAGTTGACTACCTTCACCTGAGCGACACGACGACGGCAGCGCCTATGGTAGTAGCTGCGACAGGAGCCCACCAGCGCCACTCGCGGTCACCGTCAGGTGGTGCAAAGACGAATCTCACAAGTCCTAGTAATAGTAGTCCTCTAGTCAAccagaacaacaacaacaacaacaacaatcagagcaatAACAGTAGTGCAATAGCAGAATCTATCTCCGGCGGTAGCATCAACAGCGGCCGAAAAAGCACTGACGATGACGAGGTTGAGGTGGTACTTAGACGCAATAACAAG AACGGGATCGCCTTGATCGAACAGCAACAACCTTCCAACCTGATGGAGGAGCTGGACGTGAGCAattatttagtttttaaaaaagagaaCGAGGACGGCCCGGATGTTAAGGGTGGTCACCCGGATGCGCTCATCATACACGCCACCCGAGTACAGAAGATTTCCGATG TAACCGATGAGTTTCTAGAGGATG CTTACGGCGAAGCATTTATCACGACTTTCCGCACCTTCATCTCTCCGTTGGAACTAATCCAGAAGTTAACCCATCGGTACTCGCTGTTCCACTGTCAGATGATCGACGTAAAGCAGAAAGCCGCCAAAGAATCATTCTCGCTGTTGGTGCGGGTAGTTAACGACCTAAC AAGCCCGGATCTCTCCCGCCGACTGCTGGAGATTCTAATGAACTTCGTCTACCAGTTGGTGTGCGCCGGACATCTCACCATGGCCAAATTGCTGCGGGTAAAGCTGATCGAGAAGGTCACATTGTACAAGCAAAAAATGTACAAGGAATCGTGCACGCTGGCGCGCGAGGTGATGACATCCCCGCCCAGCCTGTTGGATCTAAAATCGGCTGAAATTGCCGAACAAATGACGCTGCTAGATGCGGAGTTGTTCCATAAGATCGAAATCCCTGAAGTGCTCATCTGGGCCCAAGAACAGAACGAGGAACGGTCCCCGAATCTGACCACCTTCACCGAGCATTTCAACAAAATGTCCTATTG GGCGCGGTCGCAAATTTTGAGACAGGAAGATgccaaagatagagaaaaacatgTGATTAAGTTTATCAAGATAATGAAGCATTTACGAAAGATCAACAATTACAACTCGTACTTGGCGCTACTGTCGGCGCTGGATTCCGCACCAATAAGACG ACTGGAATGGCATCGCACTATAACTGAGGGTCTTAAGGAGTACTGCGCACTAATCGATTCAAGTTCTAGCTTCCGAGCCTACCGTCAGGCATTAGCTGAAACCAATCCTCCCTGCATACCATATAT TGGTCTTGTTCTTCAGGATCTAACTTTTGTGCATATCGGCAATCCGGACTTGCTGCAGGATGGTTCGATTAACTTCTCGAAACGATGGCAACAGTACCACATCGTTGTAAATATGAAACGTTTCAAGAAGGg ATCGTACCAATTTAAAAAGAACGAGAAGATAATCGGTTTCCTTGACAACTTCGAGAACTGCCTAGACGAGGACGCGATGTGGCAAATTTCCGAGAGTATCAAGCCGCGGGGCGGGCGGAAGACTAACGCAACGAGCAATTAG
- the LOC129719044 gene encoding guanine nucleotide-releasing factor 2 isoform X4: protein MPEFDDTFLFDCAKFERKKWKSYNISLRPGSIVLKSVSSFSPNASGSKNNNNYIEDGDLIVGALRPISDSVDLNPAGVVKKRDHPQRNVAVSYLYSSVNPIREKIFGYNFKRHSYTCSSPHSPGSGSPGLSEVTVPTFFGAYCDNGSTTPTQAGTPQNSGSSTTSSTAGGTANCTTPGGTPGNAQSATQGDTKSATENGGSEKTVTPGAPGSSGHKGSIRGNKLARRARSFKDDFLEKISQIRTPNSTMTRSHSPNSPRSGSASAQRGGGGGKDDLLTATGKPVQDLAYHVRQVKNALTHFKDVILKNKLEMLPGNGTVVLELIANVHTALQSYTLNENSSALINATNHVYMSLGNLLKLCDEVLLTADNENCPSLSKENVKEIVELVDNAVNNLVNLANEKLSDKAAGSTANANHTHSSNTLQRPAVDIASQRTSLPDIPLTPRERDILEKTSLKTVRASHSTESILRDSSPPPKPPLPDRGQDPPPLPPKRKSQHSKNHSFHETSDCNSDSAFLGCGALDRMSLRSRSPEDNSSLLSASAGSLDSALNHSREEEELRALTHDKSSLLLGQTTGHNSTVWDEADCSGIQLLGGGGVMPADITALNNRNSNESGFESMHSLRISRDHQSSTAFKSAAYTTSSSQMHKSESLIDAVSSGKLISMLSSQQQQHQQQQQQQKIDTVVTQASGDGGDIVLTSTTTTEFTSSRRIEKASLSKIIQYGSIEANDEVFGTEHTDKPPALPVKSRTHSIRRERHPSMYDNVDETELERSSQDTFSNCSLHQTGYHSRQQMINNLPSKHISLIEPRHMNHFSEEPPPLPLKKRHMFQSVAYSVMAYMEMFGSASQSQSEFTRHSVHTYNLSQHTGEQQLHHHQLHHHHHQTMSMTSGSSNHSITHSQTMNLSPSRVAPPPISPPGSPGLNVKPPALPPKRQRINSKTPSITSTPPPSPKVFSNDLPSSPSPSQYHTGTNSCSSPSPSSSSVGTLLPTPPPKNHSMLLISAAASSTPTTYQQSPVANSSDQNPQTSAAITKIKYNSFNNLNNNHSNNNSSHSKLASNNLARTVRPSEEVDYLHLSDTTTAAPMVVAATGAHQRHSRSPSGGAKTNLTSPSNSSPLVNQNNNNNNNNQSNNSSAIAESISGGSINSGRKSTDDDEVEVVLRRNNKNGIALIEQQQPSNLMEELDVSNYLVFKKENEDGPDVKGGHPDALIIHATRVQKISDVTDEFLEDAYGEAFITTFRTFISPLELIQKLTHRYSLFHCQMIDVKQKAAKESFSLLVRVVNDLTSPDLSRRLLEILMNFVYQLVCAGHLTMAKLLRVKLIEKVTLYKQKMYKESCTLAREVMTSPPSLLDLKSAEIAEQMTLLDAELFHKIEIPEVLIWAQEQNEERSPNLTTFTEHFNKMSYWARSQILRQEDAKDREKHVIKFIKIMKHLRKINNYNSYLALLSALDSAPIRRLEWHRTITEGLKEYCALIDSSSSFRAYRQALAETNPPCIPYIGLVLQDLTFVHIGNPDLLQDGSINFSKRWQQYHIVVNMKRFKKGSYQFKKNEKIIGFLDNFENCLDEDAMWQISESIKPRGGRKTNATSN from the exons ATGCCGGAGTTTGACGACACGTTCCTGTTTGATTGTGCCAAGTTCGAGCGAAAAAAGTGGAAATCGTACAATATTAGTTTGCGTCCAGGCAGTATAGTGTTGAAAAGTGTTAGCAGTTTTAGTCCAAACGCCTCGGGCagcaaaaataataacaattacaTAGAAGATGGTGATCTAATTGTGGGTGCTTTGCGGCCGATTAGCGATTCGGTCGATTTGAATCCAGCAGGGGTGGTGAAGAAGCGTGACCATCCACAGCGAAATGTGGCGGTTAGTTACCTGTACAGTAGTGTGAATCCTATCCGGGAGAAGATTTTCGGGTACAATTTCAAAAGGCACTCGTATACCTGCTCATCGCCACATTCACCGGGAAGCGGCAGTCCAGGGCTGTCAGAGGTGACGGTGCCAACCTTCTTCGGAGCAT ATTGTGATAACGGATCGACCACACCGACGCAGGCAGGCACCCCTCAGAAcagtggaagcagcactaccaGCAGCACTGCAGGTGGTACAGCCAACTGCACAACTCCCGGAGGTACCCCGGGGAACGCTCAGTCGGCGACACAAGGCGACACCAAGTCGGCCACTGAGAACGGGGGCAGCGAGAAAACAGTGACTCCCGGGGCGCCGGGATCTTCTGGCCATAAGGGCAGCATTCGGGGCAACAAGCTGGCTCGACGGGCCCGGTCCTTCAAGGACGACTTTCTGGAAAAAATCTCGCAGATTCGAACGCCCAACAGTACGATGACGAG GTCCCATTCGCCCAATAGTCCCCGCAGTGGCAGCGCCAGCGCTCAGCGGGGTGGTGGGGGAGGAAAAGATGATCTGCTAACAGCCACCGGCAAACCGGTGCAGGATTTGGCCTACCATGTGCGCCAGGTGAAGAATGCTCTGACACACTTCAAGGATGTGATACTGAAAAACAAGCTGGAGATGCTCCCGGGCAATGGAACCGTAGTGCTGGAGTTGATTGCTAACGTTCACACGG CTCTCCAATCGTACACGTTGAATGAGAACAGCAGCGCTCTGATCAATGCCACCAACCATGTGTACATGTCCCTGGGGAACTTGTTGAAGCTCTGTGACGAAGTGCTACTCACGGCTGACAACGAAAATTGTCCCTCGCTCAGCAAAGAAAATGTAAAGGAAATTGTGGAGTTGGTAGACAATGCCGTCAACAATCTGGTCAACCTGGCAAACGAAAAACTCTCGGATAAAGCTGCAGGCAGCACCGCAAACGCCAACCATACGCACTCTTCCAACACGTTACAGCGGCCAGCAGTGGACATCGCTAGCCAGCGAACATCCCTGCCGGACATTCCACTAACGCCGCGAGAGCGGGACATTTTGGAGAAAACGTCGCTGAAAACTGTTCGCGCTTCCCACAGCACCGAAAGTATCCTACGTGATTCTAGTCCCCCGCCAAAACCTCCACTTCCCGATCGCGGCCAGGATCCACCGCCTTTGCCACCGAAGCGAAAGAGCCAACACTCGAAAAATCACTCGTTCCACGAAACGTCTGATTGCAACTCAGATTCCGCCTTTCTGGGGTGCGGAGCTTTGGATCGGATGTCTTTACGGTCACGCTCTCCTGAAGATAATTCTAGTCTGTTGAGTGCCAGCGCAGGTTCGCTGGACTCAGCCCTTAATCATTCACGTGAGGAGGAAGAACTGCGAGCGCTTACCCATGACAAATCTTCACTGCTGCTAGGGCAAACAACTGGTCATAACTCAACC GTTTGGGATGAAGCGGATTGCAGTGGAATTCAACTGCTCGGTGGAGGTGGTGTCATGCCGGCGGACATTACAGCTCTCAACAATCGAAACTCGAATGAATCGGGCTTCGAATCTATGCACTCACTGCGAATAAGTCGGGATCATCAGAGCAGCACAGCATTCAAATCGGCTGCCTACACCACCAGCAGCTCACAGATGCATAAATCAGAATCGCTGATAGATGCTGTAAGTTCGGGGAAATTGATTTCCATGCTTAGCAGTCAGCAACAGCaacaccagcagcagcaacagcaacaaaaaaTCGACACTGTTGTGACGCAAGCGAGTGGCGATGGTGGCGATATAGTTTTGACTTCAACGACCACCACGGAGTTCACCAGCAGTCGTAGAATAGAAAAGGCCAGCTTGTCGAAGATAATACAATATGGTAGTATTGAGGCAAACGATGAGGTGTTTGGAACTGAGCATACCGACAAGCCACCGGCGCTACCGGTCAAATCCCGGACACATAGTATCAGAAGGGAGCGTCATCCGTCGATGTACGACAACGTAGATGAAACGGAACTGGAGCGAAG TTCCCAGGATACGTTCAGCAATTGCTCTCTCCATCAGACCGGTTACCACAGCCGGCAGCAGATGATCAACAATCTGCCCAGCAAACACATTAGTTTGATCGAGCCACGCCATATGAATCATTTCAGCGAGGAACCACCGCCGTTACCGCTGAAAAAGAGACACA TGTTTCAAAGTGTGGCCTATTCAG TTATGGCATACATGGAGATGTTCGGCAGTGCATCACAGAGCCAATCCGAGTTCACGCGTCACTCGGTACATACGTATAACTTGTCACAGCACACCGGCGAACAACAGCTCCATCATCATCAGctccaccatcatcatcatcaaacgATGTCGATGACAAGCGGTTCCAGCAATCACAGTATTACCCACAGTCAAACGATGAA CCTATCGCCGTCGCGTGTGGCCCCGCCACCGATATCGCCGCCAGGTTCGCCCGGCCTAAACGTAAAACCACCGGCACTTCCCCCGAAGCGCCAGCGAATCAACAGTAAAACACCAAGTATCACATCTACACCGCCGCCTAGTCCCAAAGTATTCAGCAACGATCTGCCATCGTCTCCATCACCGTCACAGTATCACACAGGCACCAACAGCTGCTCATCTCCTTCGCCCTCGTCTTCATCCGTGGGCACGCTTCTACCAACGCCCCCGCCAAAGAACCACTCAATGTTGCTAATCTCTGCCGCTGCTAGCAGTACGCCAACTACTTATCAACAGTCACCGGTGGCAAACAGCAGCGACCAGAATCCGCAGACATCAGCAGCCATAACCAAAATCAAG TATAACAGTTTCAATAACCTTAACAACAATCACAGCAACAACAATAGTAGCCATAGTAAGTTAGCTAGCAATAACCTCGCGAGGACCGTTAGACCCTCCGAGGAAGTTGACTACCTTCACCTGAGCGACACGACGACGGCAGCGCCTATGGTAGTAGCTGCGACAGGAGCCCACCAGCGCCACTCGCGGTCACCGTCAGGTGGTGCAAAGACGAATCTCACAAGTCCTAGTAATAGTAGTCCTCTAGTCAAccagaacaacaacaacaacaacaacaatcagagcaatAACAGTAGTGCAATAGCAGAATCTATCTCCGGCGGTAGCATCAACAGCGGCCGAAAAAGCACTGACGATGACGAGGTTGAGGTGGTACTTAGACGCAATAACAAG AACGGGATCGCCTTGATCGAACAGCAACAACCTTCCAACCTGATGGAGGAGCTGGACGTGAGCAattatttagtttttaaaaaagagaaCGAGGACGGCCCGGATGTTAAGGGTGGTCACCCGGATGCGCTCATCATACACGCCACCCGAGTACAGAAGATTTCCGATG TAACCGATGAGTTTCTAGAGGATG CTTACGGCGAAGCATTTATCACGACTTTCCGCACCTTCATCTCTCCGTTGGAACTAATCCAGAAGTTAACCCATCGGTACTCGCTGTTCCACTGTCAGATGATCGACGTAAAGCAGAAAGCCGCCAAAGAATCATTCTCGCTGTTGGTGCGGGTAGTTAACGACCTAAC AAGCCCGGATCTCTCCCGCCGACTGCTGGAGATTCTAATGAACTTCGTCTACCAGTTGGTGTGCGCCGGACATCTCACCATGGCCAAATTGCTGCGGGTAAAGCTGATCGAGAAGGTCACATTGTACAAGCAAAAAATGTACAAGGAATCGTGCACGCTGGCGCGCGAGGTGATGACATCCCCGCCCAGCCTGTTGGATCTAAAATCGGCTGAAATTGCCGAACAAATGACGCTGCTAGATGCGGAGTTGTTCCATAAGATCGAAATCCCTGAAGTGCTCATCTGGGCCCAAGAACAGAACGAGGAACGGTCCCCGAATCTGACCACCTTCACCGAGCATTTCAACAAAATGTCCTATTG GGCGCGGTCGCAAATTTTGAGACAGGAAGATgccaaagatagagaaaaacatgTGATTAAGTTTATCAAGATAATGAAGCATTTACGAAAGATCAACAATTACAACTCGTACTTGGCGCTACTGTCGGCGCTGGATTCCGCACCAATAAGACG ACTGGAATGGCATCGCACTATAACTGAGGGTCTTAAGGAGTACTGCGCACTAATCGATTCAAGTTCTAGCTTCCGAGCCTACCGTCAGGCATTAGCTGAAACCAATCCTCCCTGCATACCATATAT TGGTCTTGTTCTTCAGGATCTAACTTTTGTGCATATCGGCAATCCGGACTTGCTGCAGGATGGTTCGATTAACTTCTCGAAACGATGGCAACAGTACCACATCGTTGTAAATATGAAACGTTTCAAGAAGGg ATCGTACCAATTTAAAAAGAACGAGAAGATAATCGGTTTCCTTGACAACTTCGAGAACTGCCTAGACGAGGACGCGATGTGGCAAATTTCCGAGAGTATCAAGCCGCGGGGCGGGCGGAAGACTAACGCAACGAGCAATTAG